In Vigna unguiculata cultivar IT97K-499-35 chromosome 3, ASM411807v1, whole genome shotgun sequence, a single genomic region encodes these proteins:
- the LOC114178798 gene encoding subtilisin-like protease SBT1.8: MMKCLVIKENSEETLHSNGVIKQKEQQVMESFSAFFSLSLLLPLLLGLQLTPVSARKSYIVHMKERHDPSVHPTHFDWYTSMLSSSPHSLLYAYTSVYNGFAATLDPQQLHALRTSDSVLGVYEDTLYKLHTTRTPEFLGLQAHSGFWEDLHQASHNVVIGVLDTGVWPESQSFDDSQMPQIPTRWRGTCDSAPDFDPSLCNNKLIGARSFSKGYQMASAKSRKPRDLASPRDGDGHGTHTASTAAGSVVSNATLLGYATGTARGMAPQARVAAYKVCWTDGCFASDILAGMDQAIQDGVDVLSLSLGGSSSVPYYFDAIAIGAFAAVERGIFVSCSAGNTGPRSGSVANVAPWIMTVGAGTLDRDFPAYATLGNGKRFAGVSLYSGEGMGDEPVGLVYFSDRSNSSSSICMPGSLDPETVRGKVVVCDRGLNARVEKGTVVRDAGGVGMILANTAMSGEGLVADSHLVAAVAVGENEGDEIREYASMDPNPTAVLSFGGTVLNVRPSPVVAAFSSRGPNGVTAQILKPDVIGPGVNILAGWSGAVGPSGSEDTRKTRFNIMSGTSMSCPHISGLAALLKAAHPDWSPSAIKSALMTTAYTHDNTESPLRDATGEEALSTPWAYGAGHVNPQKALSPGLVYDASTQDYIAFLCSLNYSLDHLRLVVKHPDANCSTKFADPGDLNYPSFSVVFGTNKVVRYTRTLTNVGEAPSVYDVAVSAPSSVEITVNPNRVSFTEVGERQTYTVSFVSNRSVNDSAASAFGSIMWSNEEHQVRSPVAFTWTYF; the protein is encoded by the coding sequence ATGATGAAATGTTTGGTTATAAAAGAAAACTCAGAAGAGACATTGCACTCTAATGGTGTGATTAAGCAAAAGGAACAGCAAGTGATGGAATCATTCTCGGCTTTCTTCTCTCTGTCTCTTCTTCTACCTCTTCTCCTCGGCCTCCAACTCACGCCGGTGAGTGCCAGAAAGAGTTACATAGTACACATGAAAGAGCGCCACGATCCTAGCGTGCACCCCACGCACTTTGACTGGTACACTTCCATGCTCTCTTCTTCTCCACACTCTCTCCTTTATGCCTACACCTCTGTTTACAACGGCTTTGCTGCCACGCTCGACCCTCAACAACTCCACGCGCTCCGAACTTCTGATTCGGTTTTGGGTGTATATGAAGACACGCTCTACAAGCTACACACTACACGCACCCCTGAGTTCCTGGGCCTCCAGGCCCATTCTGGGTTTTGGGAGGACCTCCACCAGGCATCACACAACGTCGTTATTGGGGTCCTTGACACTGGCGTCTGGCCAGAATCCCAAAGCTTTGATGATTCCCAAATGCCCCAAATCCCCACGCGCTGGCGGGGTACCTGCGACTCCGCACCTGACTTCGACCCTTCTCTTTGTAACAACAAACTTATCGGCGCTCGCAGTTTCTCCAAGGGCTACCAAATGGCTTCTGCTAAGTCCAGAAAGCCGAGAGACCTTGCTTCGCCCCGTGACGGTGACGGCCACGGCACGCACACAGCCTCTACGGCAGCAGGCTCCGTTGTCTCCAACGCCACGCTGCTTGGTTATGCCACCGGCACCGCACGCGGGATGGCGCCGCAGGCGCGCGTGGCGGCCTACAAAGTCTGCTGGACTGACGGCTGTTTCGCCTCCGACATTCTCGCCGGAATGGATCAGGCAATCCAGGACGGAGTGGATGTCCTCTCTCTCTCCCTTGGCGGCTCCTCCTCCGTTCCTTACTACTTCGATGCCATCGCTATTGGAGCCTTTGCGGCAGTGGAGAGAGGAATATTCGTTTCTTGTTCCGCAGGGAATACTGGACCTCGAAGCGGTTCTGTTGCTAATGTTGCTCCTTGGATCATGACCGTCGGAGCCGGCACACTGGACCGTGATTTCCCGGCGTACGCTACTCTCGGGAACGGGAAACGCTTTGCCGGCGTTTCGCTATACAGTGGTGAAGGTATGGGAGACGAACCGGTTGGTTTGGTTTATTTCAGCGACCGGTCGAACTCTTCGAGCAGCATTTGCATGCCTGGCTCACTGGACCCGGAGACAGTGCGCGGGAAGGTGGTGGTTTGTGACAGGGGGCTTAACGCGCGCGTAGAGAAGGGCACAGTTGTGCGCGACGCGGGCGGGGTGGGGATGATACTCGCGAACACAGCGATGAGCGGCGAGGGACTGGTGGCGGACAGTCACCTTGTGGCCGCCGTGGCAGTGGGGGAAAACGAGGGTGATGAGATCAGAGAGTATGCGTCGATGGATCCTAATCCAACCGCTGTTCTGAGCTTCGGTGGGACCGTGTTGAACGTGAGGCCGTCTCCTGTAGTGGCGGCTTTTAGCTCTCGCGGGCCCAATGGTGTGACGGCCCAGATACTAAAACCGGATGTTATTGGGCCTGGAGTGAACATCTTAGCAGGTTGGTCCGGTGCTGTTGGGCCATCTGGGTCCGAAGACACTCGCAAAACGCGGTTCAACATCATGTCCGGTACTTCCATGTCTTGTCCTCACATAAGTGGGTTGGCTGCGCTGTTGAAAGCAGCGCATCCAGATTGGAGTCCAAGTGCCATAAAATCTGCACTCATGACAACGGCTTATACCCACGACAACACAGAGTCTCCTCTGCGTGATGCAACGGGAGAAGAAGCCCTCTCCACGCCATGGGCCTATGGGGCCGGTCATGTGAACCCACAAAAGGCCCTATCTCCTGGCCTTGTTTATGATGCCTCCACACAGGACTACATTGCGTTTTTGTGCTCCCTCAACTACTCCCTCGACCATCTCAGACTCGTGGTTAAGCATCCTGACGCCAATTGTTCCACAAAATTTGCCGACCCGGGTGACCTTAATTATCCATCTTTCTCGGTTGTTTTCGGAACCAATAAGGTTGTACGGTACACGCGCACGTTGACCAACGTGGGGGAGGCGCCATCTGTGTATGACGTGGCCGTTAGCGCGCCGTCCTCCGTGGAGATAACGGTGAATCCTAACAGGGTTTCGTTCACAGAAGTAGGGGAACGACAAACGTACACGGTGAGTTTTGTGTCGAATAGGAGTGTTAATGATTCGGCTGCTTCTGCATTTGGTAGCATCATGTGGAGCAATGAAGAACACCAAGTTAGGAGCCCGGTTGCTTTCACATGGACATATTTTTGA
- the LOC114178799 gene encoding guanine nucleotide-binding protein subunit gamma 3 isoform X2: MATTPTLRSSSVPSLPPPSPKSPPEYPDLYGKRRETARVHMLEREITFLEEELKSVEGLQPASRCCKEVADYVMANADPLLPTTKKNSRSCRFWKWLCGMPCFNLSWICCCCCCCEGLSLPLKLPRCCCDCKPCSCSCSCLPSIKCCSLPKWSCCCSCPKSYFCKESCGFGNCCTLPRSCNFGCPTCPSCPSCCSCKCTCTCSCPSCPKVSSCCCCTKSCWRPCCLCC; the protein is encoded by the exons ATGGCCACCACTCCCACCCTGCGTTCTTCTTCCGTCCCCTCTCTGCCACCTCCCTCCCCCAAATCCCCGCCGGAGTACCCAGATTTGTATGGGAAGCGCCGTGAGACAGCCAGGGTTCACATGCTCGAGAGGGAAATCACTTTTCTCGAG GAAGAATTGAAATCTGTTGAGGGCCTTCAACCAGCTTCAAGATGCTGCAAAGA GGTTGCTGATTATGTGATGGCAAACGCAGATCCTCTGTTACCAAC AACCAAGAAGAACAGCCGGTCATGCCGCTTCTGGAAGTGGCTCTG TGGCATGCCCTGTTTTAACCTCTCTTGGAtctgctgctgctgttgctgctGTGAAGGATTATCTTTACCACTAAAATTGCCACGCTGCTGTTGTGACTGCAAACCATGCAGTTGCAGTTGCAGTTGTCTTCCATCCATCAAATGCTGCTCCTTACCAAAGTGGAGCTGTTGCTGCTCTTGCCCCAAATCATATTTCTGTAAAGAGagctgtggttttggaaattgTTGTACTCTCCCACGTAGTTGCAATTTTGGGTGTCCAACTTGTCCATCTTGCCCCTCTTGCTGCAGTTGCAAATGCACCTGCACATGCTCTTGCCCAAGCTGTCCGAAGGTAAGCTCATGTTGCTGTTGTACAAAGTCATGTTGGAGACCATGTTGTTTATGTTGCTAG
- the LOC114178799 gene encoding guanine nucleotide-binding protein subunit gamma 3 isoform X1, translated as MATTPTLRSSSVPSLPPPSPKSPPEYPDLYGKRRETARVHMLEREITFLEEELKSVEGLQPASRCCKEVADYVMANADPLLPTRTKKNSRSCRFWKWLCGMPCFNLSWICCCCCCCEGLSLPLKLPRCCCDCKPCSCSCSCLPSIKCCSLPKWSCCCSCPKSYFCKESCGFGNCCTLPRSCNFGCPTCPSCPSCCSCKCTCTCSCPSCPKVSSCCCCTKSCWRPCCLCC; from the exons ATGGCCACCACTCCCACCCTGCGTTCTTCTTCCGTCCCCTCTCTGCCACCTCCCTCCCCCAAATCCCCGCCGGAGTACCCAGATTTGTATGGGAAGCGCCGTGAGACAGCCAGGGTTCACATGCTCGAGAGGGAAATCACTTTTCTCGAG GAAGAATTGAAATCTGTTGAGGGCCTTCAACCAGCTTCAAGATGCTGCAAAGA GGTTGCTGATTATGTGATGGCAAACGCAGATCCTCTGTTACCAAC CAGAACCAAGAAGAACAGCCGGTCATGCCGCTTCTGGAAGTGGCTCTG TGGCATGCCCTGTTTTAACCTCTCTTGGAtctgctgctgctgttgctgctGTGAAGGATTATCTTTACCACTAAAATTGCCACGCTGCTGTTGTGACTGCAAACCATGCAGTTGCAGTTGCAGTTGTCTTCCATCCATCAAATGCTGCTCCTTACCAAAGTGGAGCTGTTGCTGCTCTTGCCCCAAATCATATTTCTGTAAAGAGagctgtggttttggaaattgTTGTACTCTCCCACGTAGTTGCAATTTTGGGTGTCCAACTTGTCCATCTTGCCCCTCTTGCTGCAGTTGCAAATGCACCTGCACATGCTCTTGCCCAAGCTGTCCGAAGGTAAGCTCATGTTGCTGTTGTACAAAGTCATGTTGGAGACCATGTTGTTTATGTTGCTAG